In Gossypium arboreum isolate Shixiya-1 chromosome 6, ASM2569848v2, whole genome shotgun sequence, the following are encoded in one genomic region:
- the LOC108482565 gene encoding uncharacterized protein LOC108482565: protein MASSRLPRLFMEVAPPQFVTVMRHRTRKMLDTINEEDRDGSNDDNSLSPTSKSSPTAIPVSATMVAAAAAASSSSATTVMPSSKYFVKGASSFSIFKD from the coding sequence ATGGCCAGTTCGCGTCTCCCGAGGTTGTTTATGGAGGTTGCTCCACCACAGTTTGTTACTGTCATGAGGCACAGAACGAGAAAGATGTTGGATACCATCAATGAAGAGGATAGAGATGGTAGCAACGATGATAATTCTCTTTCTCCGACGTCGAAGAGCTCACCAACTGCAATCCCTGTGAGTGCCACCATGgtagctgctgctgctgctgcttcaTCTTCTTCGGCCACTACTGTGATGCCAAGCTCCAAGTATTTTGTCAAAGGAGCGTCGAGTTTTTCAATTTTCAAAGACTAG